In one window of Sardina pilchardus chromosome 23, fSarPil1.1, whole genome shotgun sequence DNA:
- the LOC134071672 gene encoding SLIT and NTRK-like protein 1, with protein MLLWIVLLKAALCVAIGNVTRDVCKEQICSCNAIEGDLHIDCEKRSFSNLHHLTGPSSQFYHLLLHGNSLSRLFPNEFANFYNAVSLHLENNGLHDIVPGAFLGLQLVKRLHINNNKIRSFKKNTFLGLDDLEYLQADFNLLRDIDPSVFRDLSKLEVLILNDNLITALPINVFQHVPITHLDLRGNRIKTLPYEGILEQIPGIVEVLLEDNPWDCDCDLVSLKEWLENIPQNALIGSVLCEAPTRLQGRDLNETSEADLCPSKSGIDSGMDAPPTQDEISDPGPSPTPFQTGGDTESESPGNRHKGPLKSGENWQRNPQKTKPTAMATGTGEKDQLSNASCPHSCSCKLIGTRQGLGVNCEGRKIESVVNLKPKPIIAHELNLRDNNIHTVRKNHLKGYNSLNLLDLGGNNIKMLENGTFQNLTELRWLYMDKNYLDTLMAEMFVGLQNLEYLSLEYNDIQLIMAGSFSPMPNLRVLFLNNNLLKSLPVDVFQGVALSKISLHNNYFTYLPVPGVLDQLNSIIQIDLHGNPWDCSCKIVPFKQWAAKLGPDVIVSDLKCESPPESWARDFRHIRNELLCPRLKDNISPTSPSKNSTFPVDTGTRSNNYLEPSRVSISVLVPGLLLVFVTSAFTVVGMLVFILRNRKRSKRRDGNSSASEINSLQTVCDSSAYWHSGFNADAPHRNYDCGAHSLSDK; from the coding sequence ATGCTTCTTTGGATTGTGTTGCTGAAGGCGGCTCTTTGTGTTGCTATTGGAAATGTTACAAGGGACGTTTGTAAGGAGCAGATCTGCTCCTGCAATGCAATAGAAGGCGATCTGCACATTGACTGTGAAAAGAGGAGCTTCAGCAATCTCCATCATTTGACTGGTCCGAGTTCCCAGTTTTATCATTTATTACTCCACGGGAATTCTTTGTCCAGACTTTTCCCCAATGAGTTTGCTAACTTTTACAATGCTGTCAGCTTACATTTGGAGAACAACGGCTTACACGACATTGTCCCTGGCGCCTTTCTCGGACTGCAGCTTGTCAAACGGCtgcacataaacaacaacaaaatacgGTCTTTTAAAAAGAACACGTTCCTTGGTTTAGACGACTTGGAATATCTCCAAGCTGATTTTAATCTACTGAGAGACATTGACCCATCTGTGTTCAGGGACTTAAGTAAACTTGAAGTTTTGATCCTAAACGACAACCTTATAACAGCACTTCCTATAAATGTGTTTCAACACGTACCCATTACGCACCTTGACCTACGGGGAAATCGAATAAAAACGTTGCCTTATGAAGGAATTCTAGAACAAATACCTGGCATAGTAGAGGTTTTATTGGAGGACAACCCCTGGGACTGTGACTGTGATCTGGTGTCTCTAAAGGAATGGCTGGAGAATATCCCACAAAACGCTCTTATCGGGAGTGTCCTTTGCGAGGCACCGACACGACTGCAGGGAAGGGACTTAAACGAGACATCAGAGGCAGACCTGTGCCCTTCAAAGAGCGGGATAGACTCGGGCATGGATGCACCTCCCACCCAAGACGAGATCTCCGATCCTGGACCCAGTCCAACGCCTTTTCAAACCGGTGGTGACACAGAATCCGAATCTCCGGGAAATAGGCATAAGGGGCCCCTGAAATCAGGCGAAAACTGGCAGCGAAACCCACAGAAAACGAAACCCACTGCTATGGCAACGGGGACAGGGGAGAAGGACCAGCTGTCCAACGCATCCTGTCCCCACTCATGCAGCTGCAAACTGATCGGGACCAGACAAGGACTCGGGGTCAACTGCGAGGGCAGGAAAATAGAAAGCGTGGTCAATTTAAAACCTAAACCCATTATTGCGCACGAGCTGAATCTGCGTGACAACAACATTCACACTGTGAGAAAGAACCACCTCAAAGGCTACAACAGCCTTAATTTACTTGATTTGGGGGGGAACAACATAAAAATGCTAGAAAATGGCACTTTCCAAAATCTCACTGAATTAAGGTGGCTGTACATGGACAAAAACTACCTGGATACATTAATGGCGGAAATGTTTGTGGGACTGCAGAATTTGGAATATCTCAGTTTGGAATATAATGACATTCAGCTCATCATGGCCGGCTCCTTCAGTCCCATGCCTAATTTGAGGGTCCTATTTCTTAACAACAACTTGCTTAAATCTCTACCTGTGGATGTGTTTCAAGGGGTGGCTTTGTCCAAAATCAGCCTGCACAACAATTATTTCACATATCTCCCAGTGCCTGGGGTTTTAGATCAGCTCAACTCCATTATACAAATTGATTTGCATGGAAACCCGTGGGATTGCTCATGTAAGATTGTTCCTTTCAAACAGTGGGCAGCTAAACTTGGGCCAGACGTCATTGTAAGTGATCTAAAATGCGAGTCCCCACCGGAGTCTTGGGCGCGGGATTTTCGGCACATTAGAAATGAGCTACTGTGTCCACGGCTCAAAGACAACAtctctcccacctctccctccaaGAACAGCACTTTCCCTGTAGACACGGGGACACGGTCCAACAACTATCTGGAACCCAGCAGAGTATCCATCTCTgtactggtgcctggtttgcTGCTGGTCTTTGTCACGTCGGCGTTTACTGTTGTGGGAATGCTCGTCTTTATCTTACGGAATCGTAAACGATCAAAGCGAAGAGATGGCAACTCCTCGGCCTCAGAGATAAATTCTCTACAGACTGTATGCGACAGCTCAGCTTACTGGCATAGTGGATTCAACGCAGACGCACCGCATAGGAATTATGACTGTGGAGCCCACTCCCTTTCTGACAAGTAA